A genomic window from Tenebrio molitor chromosome X, icTenMoli1.1, whole genome shotgun sequence includes:
- the LOC138139846 gene encoding uncharacterized protein isoform X1, producing MSRPDVDEVLNYLSIKFNKIFCDRDFVCCVSEDFRTVLENKKKICVLVFPTLGPIYLKALRYQARIFDLAVFNITSASGKFKSLAVCHKDHLKKSQVKEDTMPESSLSKRKRPERQLYVPPAQRVSRLASKQCDKRVTSELVKHPQVCEKIKNKSIPSEETNEKCSSASESVLNLSDIANLAYFINSLPCNFQRLPQNCYQHGNCEFKKFLYFKQFDTSLMYDRFIKIYDNFQWLSNVCWEINNLRYSQNARRHFKSYPLFDLDDFQTETERPCAVLVSCEVNDFNESVAELHEFENSLYRIECDKICDESGDLKLIDLAVLGHFFIVTVEESDYLYECQEKHDASVCCANVKKQIEISRQVDKLNVCAINNENETQPNKPTHKNLDKNGTTVISKNDKEKVRNQINQSRKKIPDDKHEQEKEIMRMTKEYINRKNRPIMKYVDDSKDPLQIGNSDSVNNWEDLFDDNGAIQEQLLTEIVDKVGDDVTIMTANEDYTPYSNKPPENLEHIVELYNFPATLETHDLVQAFSDINSDAMYIKWVDDTHALLVLGSLSQAEKAINMRNPMIKVRPMTSASAISVDVANKSDLKPAMKRPPTNLQTARRLITTHLGTKSKLTKEQIAKEKQDLKTAREMKRLLRQNEKDAWEGSLRSSIN from the exons ATGAGTCGACCCGATGTGGATGAGGTGCTAAATTATTTATCTATAAAGTTCAATAAAATCTTTTGTGATCGTGATTTTGTCTGTTGTGTAAGTGAAGATTTCCGAACAGTGTTGgagaacaagaagaaaatctG TGTCCTCGTCTTCCCAACGTTGGGGCCCATCTATCTTAAAGCTCTTCGCTACCAAGCGAGGATATTTGATCTGGCAGTGTTCAACATAACGTCAGCTTCAGGCAAGTTCAAGTCGCTTGCAGTATGCCATAAAGATCACTT AAAGAAGAGTCAAGTTAAGGAAGACACCATGCCTGAATCGTCGTTGTCCAAACGAAAACGACCCGAAAGACAACTGTACGTGCCCCCTGCTCAAAGAGTGTCCCGATTAGCTTCGAAACAGTGTGATAAAAGAGTGACGTCGGAATTAGTCAAACATCCACaagtttgtgaaaaaattaaaaataaatcaatccCATCGGAAGAGACTAATGAAAAGTGCTCGAGTGCATCAgaaagtgttttaaatttaagtgacaTTGCGAATTTGgcgtattttattaattcgttGCCGtgcaattttcaaagattACCACAAAATTGCTACCAACATGGGAAttgtgaatttaaaaaattcctatATTTCAAACAGTTTGACACCTCACTGATGTACGaccgttttattaaaatttatgacaattttcaatGGTTGAGCAATGTCTGTTGGGAAATAAACAATCTCCGATACAGTCAAAATGCGCGTAGACACTTTAAATCGTATCCGTTGTTTGATCTGGATGACTTTCAAACTGAAACTGAAAGACCTTGT GCAGTCTTAGTTAGTTGTGAAGTAAACGACTTCAACGAATCTGTTGCTGAATTGCatgaatttgaaaatagtTTGTACAGAATAGAGTGtgataaaatttgtgatgAATCAGGAGATTTGAAACTAATAGATCTAGCTGTGTTAGGACATTTCTTTATAGTTACAGTAGAAGAGAGTGACTACCTTTACGAGTGCCAAGAGAAACATGATGCATCTGTTTGt tgtgCGAATGTGAAAAAACAGATAGAAATTAGTAGACAAGTTGATAAACTTAATGTATGTGCAATAAATAATGAGAATGAAACGCAGCCAAATAAGCCGACACACAAAAATTTAGATAAAAATGGAACAACTGTAATTTCGAAGAACGACAAAGAGAAGGTTAGAAATCAGATAAATCAAAGTAGGAAGAAAATTCCAGATGACAAGCACGAACAAGAGAAGGAAATCATGAGGATGACGAAGGAGTACATCAACAGGAAAAATAGACCTATTATGAAATATGTAGACGATTCTAAGGACCCGTTGCAGATCGGTAACAGCGACAGTGTCAATAACTGGGAAGACCTGTTTGACGATAATGGAGCCATTCAAGAACAATTATTAACAGAA attgtcGATAAAGTCGGTGACGACGTCACAATAATGACAGCGAACGAAGACTACACCCCTTATAGTAACAAGCCCCCAGAAAATTTGGAGCATATCGTCGAGCTTTACAATTTTCCAGCTACTCTAGAAACTCACGATTTAGTCCAAGCTTTTAGCGACATCAACAGCGACGCGATGTACATAAAGTGGGTTGATGACACCCACGCTTTGTTAGTCTTAGGTTCTTTGAGTCAAG CGGAAAAAGCGATAAACATGCGCAACCCGATGATTAAAGTTCGTCCAATGACATCTGCCAGCGCAATATCCGTGGATGTTGCCAACAAATCCGATTTAAAACCTGCCATGAAACGTCCACCAACCAACTTACAGACTGCAAGAAGATTAATTACGACTCATTTAGGTACTAAAAGTAAGTTAACGAAAGAACAGATCGCCAAAGAAAAGCAAGATTTGAAAACTGCAAGAG aaatgaagAGGTTGCTTAGACAAAACGAGAAAGATGCCTGGGAGGGCAGTCTTCGGTCTTCGATCAATTAA
- the l(3)73Ah gene encoding polycomb group RING finger protein 3, whose product MIMERRIKLKTLNSHITCKICRGYLIDATTVTECLHTFCKSCLVKHLEENNTCPTCNIVIHQSHPLQYISFDRTMQDIVYKLVPELQKNEVTREREFYHQRGLPCPKDIPPNPGELEEEKPSADVHAESDYHRQDEQVNVCLECISSNLKTLKRRFIRCSAQATILHLKKFVAKKVLNGMEKYRDIDILCNDELLGKDHTLKFVYVTRWRFQNPPLTLQYRPRIDI is encoded by the exons ATGATAATGGAAAGAAGAATAAAACTCAAAACACTCAATAGTCACATAACCTGTAAGATATGTAGAGGATACCTGATTGACGCCACAACTGTAACAGAATGTCTTCATACTT tttGCAAGAGTTGTCTCGTAAAGCATTTAGAAGAAAACAACACCTGTCCAACATGCAATATTGTAATTCACCAATCACATCCCTTACAATACATAAGTTTCGATAGAACTATGCAAGATATTGTATATAAACTAGTTCCAGAACTTCAAAAAA atgaGGTAACTCGTGAAAGAGAATTTTACCACCAAAGAGGCTTACCCTGTCCCAAGGACATTCCTCCGAATCCTGGCGAGTTGGAAGAAGAGAAGCCATCAGCGGACGTGCACGCTGAATCTGACTACCACCGGCAAGATGAACAAGTTAATGTTTGTTTAGAATGCAttagttcaaatttaaaaactttaaaaagaCGATTCATTCGATGTTCGGCACAAGCTACAATACTGCatcttaaaaaatttgttgcaaaaaaagTTCTTAACGGCATGGAAAAATATAGAGAT atTGATATTCTTTGCAATGATGAATTGCTAGGGAAAGATCAtactttaaaatttgtttacgTAACAAGATGGAGATTTCAGAATCCACCATTGACCCTACAATATAGACCtagaattgacatttaa
- the Dhpr gene encoding dihydropteridine reductase, which produces MTQAGRVVVYGGRGALGSKCISTLKANNFWVGSIDLTENSDADLNIVLEKDSDLAQQESKVLESIKSALNGSKLDAVICVAGGWAGGNAAKDLIKNSDMMFRQSVWSSLISASVAAQHLKDGGVVTLTGAKAALEGTPGMIGYGMAKSAVHHLTKSLAGPNSGLPSQSLVVAILPITLDTPMNRKWMPNADFTTWTPLEFIAELFFEWISGKNRPDNGSLLQLVTKNSNTDVIPVHKY; this is translated from the exons atgacacaagCCGGACGTGTTGTAGTGTACGGCGGTCGTGGAGCCCTGGGTTCCAAATGCATTTCAACCCTTAAGGCGAACAACTTC TGGGTCGGCTCGATTGACCTCACCGAAAATTCCGACGCCGATTTAAACATCGTTTTGGAAAAGGATTCGGATCTGGCGCAACAG GAATCCAAAGTCCTCGAATCGATCAAGTCAGCCCTAAACGGCTCTAAATTGGATGCGGTGATTTGCGTCGCTGGAGGGTGGGCAGGGGGCAATGCTGCCAAAG atttgattaaaaattccgACATGATGTTTCGTCAAAGCGTTTGGAGTTCTTTGATTTCTGCTTCCGTTGCGGCCCAGCACCTCAAAGATGGAGGTGTGGTCACATTGACGGGAGCCAAAGCCGCTTTGGAAGGCACTCCTGGAATGATAGGATACGGAATGGCGAAAAGCGCCGTCCATCACTTGACCAAATCGTTGGCGGGGCCTAACAGCGGTCTTCCAAGCCAGTCCCTGGTGGTGGCGATCTTGCCGATCACCTTGGACACCCCCATGAATCGAAAATGGATGCCTAATGCAGATTTTACGACCTGGACTCCCCTCGAATTTATAGCAGA GCTTTTCTTTGAATGGATTTCTGGGAAAAACCGACCAGATAATGGAAGTTTGTTACAGTTGGTCACTAAGAACTCGAACACTGACGTTATTCCCGTGCATAAATATTGA
- the LOC138139846 gene encoding uncharacterized protein isoform X2: MRKRNVMQRKRNVLVFPTLGPIYLKALRYQARIFDLAVFNITSASGKFKSLAVCHKDHLKKSQVKEDTMPESSLSKRKRPERQLYVPPAQRVSRLASKQCDKRVTSELVKHPQVCEKIKNKSIPSEETNEKCSSASESVLNLSDIANLAYFINSLPCNFQRLPQNCYQHGNCEFKKFLYFKQFDTSLMYDRFIKIYDNFQWLSNVCWEINNLRYSQNARRHFKSYPLFDLDDFQTETERPCAVLVSCEVNDFNESVAELHEFENSLYRIECDKICDESGDLKLIDLAVLGHFFIVTVEESDYLYECQEKHDASVCCANVKKQIEISRQVDKLNVCAINNENETQPNKPTHKNLDKNGTTVISKNDKEKVRNQINQSRKKIPDDKHEQEKEIMRMTKEYINRKNRPIMKYVDDSKDPLQIGNSDSVNNWEDLFDDNGAIQEQLLTEIVDKVGDDVTIMTANEDYTPYSNKPPENLEHIVELYNFPATLETHDLVQAFSDINSDAMYIKWVDDTHALLVLGSLSQAEKAINMRNPMIKVRPMTSASAISVDVANKSDLKPAMKRPPTNLQTARRLITTHLGTKSKLTKEQIAKEKQDLKTAREMKRLLRQNEKDAWEGSLRSSIN; this comes from the exons ATGCGGAAAAGGAATGTAATGCAGAGAAAGAGAAA TGTCCTCGTCTTCCCAACGTTGGGGCCCATCTATCTTAAAGCTCTTCGCTACCAAGCGAGGATATTTGATCTGGCAGTGTTCAACATAACGTCAGCTTCAGGCAAGTTCAAGTCGCTTGCAGTATGCCATAAAGATCACTT AAAGAAGAGTCAAGTTAAGGAAGACACCATGCCTGAATCGTCGTTGTCCAAACGAAAACGACCCGAAAGACAACTGTACGTGCCCCCTGCTCAAAGAGTGTCCCGATTAGCTTCGAAACAGTGTGATAAAAGAGTGACGTCGGAATTAGTCAAACATCCACaagtttgtgaaaaaattaaaaataaatcaatccCATCGGAAGAGACTAATGAAAAGTGCTCGAGTGCATCAgaaagtgttttaaatttaagtgacaTTGCGAATTTGgcgtattttattaattcgttGCCGtgcaattttcaaagattACCACAAAATTGCTACCAACATGGGAAttgtgaatttaaaaaattcctatATTTCAAACAGTTTGACACCTCACTGATGTACGaccgttttattaaaatttatgacaattttcaatGGTTGAGCAATGTCTGTTGGGAAATAAACAATCTCCGATACAGTCAAAATGCGCGTAGACACTTTAAATCGTATCCGTTGTTTGATCTGGATGACTTTCAAACTGAAACTGAAAGACCTTGT GCAGTCTTAGTTAGTTGTGAAGTAAACGACTTCAACGAATCTGTTGCTGAATTGCatgaatttgaaaatagtTTGTACAGAATAGAGTGtgataaaatttgtgatgAATCAGGAGATTTGAAACTAATAGATCTAGCTGTGTTAGGACATTTCTTTATAGTTACAGTAGAAGAGAGTGACTACCTTTACGAGTGCCAAGAGAAACATGATGCATCTGTTTGt tgtgCGAATGTGAAAAAACAGATAGAAATTAGTAGACAAGTTGATAAACTTAATGTATGTGCAATAAATAATGAGAATGAAACGCAGCCAAATAAGCCGACACACAAAAATTTAGATAAAAATGGAACAACTGTAATTTCGAAGAACGACAAAGAGAAGGTTAGAAATCAGATAAATCAAAGTAGGAAGAAAATTCCAGATGACAAGCACGAACAAGAGAAGGAAATCATGAGGATGACGAAGGAGTACATCAACAGGAAAAATAGACCTATTATGAAATATGTAGACGATTCTAAGGACCCGTTGCAGATCGGTAACAGCGACAGTGTCAATAACTGGGAAGACCTGTTTGACGATAATGGAGCCATTCAAGAACAATTATTAACAGAA attgtcGATAAAGTCGGTGACGACGTCACAATAATGACAGCGAACGAAGACTACACCCCTTATAGTAACAAGCCCCCAGAAAATTTGGAGCATATCGTCGAGCTTTACAATTTTCCAGCTACTCTAGAAACTCACGATTTAGTCCAAGCTTTTAGCGACATCAACAGCGACGCGATGTACATAAAGTGGGTTGATGACACCCACGCTTTGTTAGTCTTAGGTTCTTTGAGTCAAG CGGAAAAAGCGATAAACATGCGCAACCCGATGATTAAAGTTCGTCCAATGACATCTGCCAGCGCAATATCCGTGGATGTTGCCAACAAATCCGATTTAAAACCTGCCATGAAACGTCCACCAACCAACTTACAGACTGCAAGAAGATTAATTACGACTCATTTAGGTACTAAAAGTAAGTTAACGAAAGAACAGATCGCCAAAGAAAAGCAAGATTTGAAAACTGCAAGAG aaatgaagAGGTTGCTTAGACAAAACGAGAAAGATGCCTGGGAGGGCAGTCTTCGGTCTTCGATCAATTAA
- the LOC138139846 gene encoding uncharacterized protein isoform X3, which produces MFEVCSILGSESVLVFPTLGPIYLKALRYQARIFDLAVFNITSASGKFKSLAVCHKDHLKKSQVKEDTMPESSLSKRKRPERQLYVPPAQRVSRLASKQCDKRVTSELVKHPQVCEKIKNKSIPSEETNEKCSSASESVLNLSDIANLAYFINSLPCNFQRLPQNCYQHGNCEFKKFLYFKQFDTSLMYDRFIKIYDNFQWLSNVCWEINNLRYSQNARRHFKSYPLFDLDDFQTETERPCAVLVSCEVNDFNESVAELHEFENSLYRIECDKICDESGDLKLIDLAVLGHFFIVTVEESDYLYECQEKHDASVCCANVKKQIEISRQVDKLNVCAINNENETQPNKPTHKNLDKNGTTVISKNDKEKVRNQINQSRKKIPDDKHEQEKEIMRMTKEYINRKNRPIMKYVDDSKDPLQIGNSDSVNNWEDLFDDNGAIQEQLLTEIVDKVGDDVTIMTANEDYTPYSNKPPENLEHIVELYNFPATLETHDLVQAFSDINSDAMYIKWVDDTHALLVLGSLSQAEKAINMRNPMIKVRPMTSASAISVDVANKSDLKPAMKRPPTNLQTARRLITTHLGTKSKLTKEQIAKEKQDLKTAREMKRLLRQNEKDAWEGSLRSSIN; this is translated from the exons ATGTTCGAAGTCTGTTCGATTTTAGGTTCAGAAAG TGTCCTCGTCTTCCCAACGTTGGGGCCCATCTATCTTAAAGCTCTTCGCTACCAAGCGAGGATATTTGATCTGGCAGTGTTCAACATAACGTCAGCTTCAGGCAAGTTCAAGTCGCTTGCAGTATGCCATAAAGATCACTT AAAGAAGAGTCAAGTTAAGGAAGACACCATGCCTGAATCGTCGTTGTCCAAACGAAAACGACCCGAAAGACAACTGTACGTGCCCCCTGCTCAAAGAGTGTCCCGATTAGCTTCGAAACAGTGTGATAAAAGAGTGACGTCGGAATTAGTCAAACATCCACaagtttgtgaaaaaattaaaaataaatcaatccCATCGGAAGAGACTAATGAAAAGTGCTCGAGTGCATCAgaaagtgttttaaatttaagtgacaTTGCGAATTTGgcgtattttattaattcgttGCCGtgcaattttcaaagattACCACAAAATTGCTACCAACATGGGAAttgtgaatttaaaaaattcctatATTTCAAACAGTTTGACACCTCACTGATGTACGaccgttttattaaaatttatgacaattttcaatGGTTGAGCAATGTCTGTTGGGAAATAAACAATCTCCGATACAGTCAAAATGCGCGTAGACACTTTAAATCGTATCCGTTGTTTGATCTGGATGACTTTCAAACTGAAACTGAAAGACCTTGT GCAGTCTTAGTTAGTTGTGAAGTAAACGACTTCAACGAATCTGTTGCTGAATTGCatgaatttgaaaatagtTTGTACAGAATAGAGTGtgataaaatttgtgatgAATCAGGAGATTTGAAACTAATAGATCTAGCTGTGTTAGGACATTTCTTTATAGTTACAGTAGAAGAGAGTGACTACCTTTACGAGTGCCAAGAGAAACATGATGCATCTGTTTGt tgtgCGAATGTGAAAAAACAGATAGAAATTAGTAGACAAGTTGATAAACTTAATGTATGTGCAATAAATAATGAGAATGAAACGCAGCCAAATAAGCCGACACACAAAAATTTAGATAAAAATGGAACAACTGTAATTTCGAAGAACGACAAAGAGAAGGTTAGAAATCAGATAAATCAAAGTAGGAAGAAAATTCCAGATGACAAGCACGAACAAGAGAAGGAAATCATGAGGATGACGAAGGAGTACATCAACAGGAAAAATAGACCTATTATGAAATATGTAGACGATTCTAAGGACCCGTTGCAGATCGGTAACAGCGACAGTGTCAATAACTGGGAAGACCTGTTTGACGATAATGGAGCCATTCAAGAACAATTATTAACAGAA attgtcGATAAAGTCGGTGACGACGTCACAATAATGACAGCGAACGAAGACTACACCCCTTATAGTAACAAGCCCCCAGAAAATTTGGAGCATATCGTCGAGCTTTACAATTTTCCAGCTACTCTAGAAACTCACGATTTAGTCCAAGCTTTTAGCGACATCAACAGCGACGCGATGTACATAAAGTGGGTTGATGACACCCACGCTTTGTTAGTCTTAGGTTCTTTGAGTCAAG CGGAAAAAGCGATAAACATGCGCAACCCGATGATTAAAGTTCGTCCAATGACATCTGCCAGCGCAATATCCGTGGATGTTGCCAACAAATCCGATTTAAAACCTGCCATGAAACGTCCACCAACCAACTTACAGACTGCAAGAAGATTAATTACGACTCATTTAGGTACTAAAAGTAAGTTAACGAAAGAACAGATCGCCAAAGAAAAGCAAGATTTGAAAACTGCAAGAG aaatgaagAGGTTGCTTAGACAAAACGAGAAAGATGCCTGGGAGGGCAGTCTTCGGTCTTCGATCAATTAA
- the LOC138139771 gene encoding kinesin-like protein KIF11, with amino-acid sequence MSGTEKKNYQLVKVYVRERPFSKNEIESKRPCIVKFSSSQELCIKSGSLEKQYTFDKVLGSKASQFEVYSVVVFPLIDCILSGYTCTVFAYGPTGTGKTYTMIGQNITPSTNFDNDPSIGIIPRAAAHLFSELKRLNKEFTVTISFIEIYNEEVRDLLIKDSVPLRVYDDPDNKGSTCIKGLCEVTVHNTNEVYNLLNMGTAERQTAATNLNRLSSRSHTIFTILVRTRELTIDGEEIIKSGKLNLIDLAGSENIGKSGATDMRAREAGTINKSLLTLGKVIKALASKMQHVPYRESKLTRILQDCLGGNCKTCLIATFSPCAFEETVSTLEYAHVARSIANCPQVNVSSNQSSLLENLQHELEALSKELNQARAGDGFHMNRAGYEKLCHDMRIKNERIVYLIKEITQLKEHMHAKQQQYEKLDQSFHRANADIEIINKELKEKNMKHEINQYVITHLNGTLQKLNNTTNLLLNVCETSKTHREIFYKKYETQINSTLHNASVAKKISSVSAGYLQQIQNSLETCMKNQEVSLLDLKSRISSLKDCQNLSLEHLHRLELELQSQSANQNLTFDNLFRTNAYSESTISSWLNSVVEENNQLQLQRHQEIKKKIENVGDYIFAKSAELEVQTAQGSVSLDDQFAVIENCSDVMSSHLLNLYRSLEEKYNNIQERRARNKTYRISLENSLTEATLKYESLLKERASIKNTQKIIDEIGVTLTSDMNKPLLNVKQTLINLNGCIEPMKVMTPMITDVIDNIEENRINSEKDIETCKCKMHQYFSTFINTFKEDLNYHNNELETLMDRWTRQINCLEENLHKTIAEHCPQIDNELENVTTSAMIFNCDVKQIVEELLTDIENLRKNINFKAHVGDTPVKIVHEYPRMIEKKITVQQLCEQFNQQMSQDSPKKMDSVDSALINESGL; translated from the exons ATGAGCGGaactgaaaagaaaaattatcaacTTGTGAAAGTCTACGTTAGAGAAAG accattttcaaaaaatgaaattgaatcGAAACGACCGTGCATTGTAAAGTTTTCATCATCTCAAGAACTTTGTATAAAATCGGGATCTCTCGAAAAACAATATACCTTTGATAAAGTATTGGGAAGCAAGGCATCACAATTTGAAGTTTACAGTGTTGTTGTCTTCCCTTTAATCGATTGTATTCTATCTGGTTACACTTGCACAGTGTTTGCATATGGACCAACTGGAACAGGCAAAACCTACACAATGATCGGACAAAATATTACCCCAAGCACTAATTTTGATAAC GACCCATCGATCGGTATTATTCCTCGAGCTGCTGCAcatttgttttcagaattaaaaagGCTTAATAAAGAATTCACAGTAACTATCTCATTTATAGAAATATATAATGAAGAAGTCCGTGATCTTCTAATCAAAGATAGTGTTCCTTTGAG AGTATACGATGATCCAGATAATAAAGGTTCAACTTGTATCAAAGGGTTGTGTGAAGTAACAGTTCATAATACAAATGAAGTTTATAATTTGCTTAATATGGGTACAGCAGAAAGACAAACGGCCGCTACGAATTTAAATAGATTAAGTTCCCGTTCTCATACAATTTTTACGATACTGGTGAGAACACGTGAACTGACGATAGATGGAGAAGAAATAATCAAATCAGGAAAATTAAACTTAATTGATTTAGCTGGAAGTGAAAATATTGGGAAATCTGGAGCAACAGATATGCGAGCTAGAGAAGCAGGCACGATAAACAAATCTCTTTTAACCTTAGGAAAAGTTATAAAAGCATTGGCGTCAAAAATGCAACACGTTCCATACAGAGAATCAAAGCTCACTAGAATTTTGCAAGATTGCTTAGGAGGAAACTGCAAAACTTGCTTGATCGCTACATTTTCACCTTGCGCTTTTGAAGAGACCGTTAGCACGTTAGAATATGCCCATGTTGCACGTAGCATTGCTAATTGTCCCCAAGTCAACGTAAGCAGCAACCAGTCTAGTCTTCTTGAAAATTTGCAACATGAATTGGAAGCATTATCTAAAGAATTGAATCAGGCAAGAGCCGGGGACGGTTTTCACATGAACCGTGCAGGCTACGAGAAATTGTGTCATGATATGAGAATTAAAAATGAGAGAAttgtatatttaattaaagaaattacGCAACTTAAAGAACACATGCATGCTAAACAACAACAGTATGAAAAGCTGGATCAGTCTTTTCACAGGGCTAATGCAGACATAGAAATTATCAATAAAGAATTAAAGgagaaaaatatgaaacatGAAATAAATCAATATGTGATAACGCACCTAAATGGAACTCTTCAAAAGTTGAATAACACGACCAATCTTCTTTTAAATGTGTGTGAAACTTCTAAAACACATAgggaaatattttacaaaaaatatgaaactCAAATCAACTCGACTCTTCATAATGCTAGTGTAGCTAAGAAAATAAGTTCAGTTTCTGCTGGTTACTTacaacaaattcaaaattctttGGAGACTTGTATGAAAAACCAGGAAGTGTCTCTGTTGGATCTTAAAAGCAGGATCAGCAGCTTAAAagactgtcagaatttgagtcTAGAACATTTGCATCGTTTAGAACTAGAATTACAATCACAATCTGccaatcagaatttgacttttgataACTTATTCAGGACTAACGCTTATAGTGAAAGTACGATTAGCTCTTGGTTGAATTCAGTAGTCGAAGAAAACAATCAGTTGCAGTTACAAAGACAtcaagaaataaagaaaaaaatcgaaaacgtGGGAGATTATATTTTCGCAAAAAGTGCAGAACTTGAAGTACAGACAGCACAGGGTTCTGTTTCT cTAGATGATCAGTTTGCCGTAATCGAAAATTGTTCAGATGTTATGAGTAGTCATTTGCTTAATTTATATAGAAGTTTAGaggaaaaatataataatattcaAGAACGAAGAGCACGCAACAAGACTTACAGAATTTCTCTGGAAAATTCTCTTACAGAGGCAACTTTAAAATATGAAAGTTTATTGAAAGAACGGGCATCTATTAAAAATACGCAGAAAATTATCGATGAAATAGGAGTTACATTGACAAGTGATATGAACAAACCTCTGTTAAATGTGAAGCAGACGTTGATCAATTTGAATGGATGC attgaaccaatgaaAGTAATGACGCCTATGATTACCGATGTGATTGATAATATTGAAGAAAATAGAATTAATAGTGAAAAAGATATAGAAACGTGTAAATGTAAAATGCATCAGTATTTCTCAACCTTTATAAATACTTTCAAAGAAGAtttaaattatcataataat GAATTAGAAACTTTAATGGACCGTTGGACGCggcaaataaattgtttaGAAGAAAATTTACACAAAACTATAGCAGAACATTGTCCACAGATCGATAATGAGCTTGAAAATGTTACAACTTCGGCAATGATATTTAACTGTGACGTGAAACAGATTGTTGAGGAGTTGTTAACAGACATTGaaaatttacggaaaaatATCAACTTCAAGGCTCACGTTGGCGATACACCGGTCAAGATTGTACACGAGTACCCGAGAATGATTGAGAAAAAGATAACCGTGCAACAACTATGTGAACAATTTAATCAACAGATGTCGCAAGATTCACCTAAAAAAATGGATAGTGTTGATAGTGCGCTCATAAATGAATCAGGTTTATGA